The sequence TACACGCCCTGTTTACCGTTGACCAGACGCTCGAAAGCTTCCTTCGGGGCCACGTCGAGGCGTTCCAGTACTTCGGGGGCGTGGCGCGTTCCATCCTCTACGACAACTTGAAAAGCGCGGTGCTTGAACGCCGCGGCGACGCAATCCGGTTCCACCCGCGCCTTCTGGAGTTCTGCGGCCACTACCACTTCGCCCCGCGCCCGTGTGCTCCCGCCAGGGGCAACGAAAAGGGCCGCGTCGAGAGGGCCATCCAGTACCTCCGCACTTCGTTTATCGCCGCCCGCACCTATCGCGACCTCGACGACCTCAACGCCCAGTTCCGCAGGTGGCGCGACGAAATCGCCCACGCCCGCTCCGTCCCAAACGACAAAAGCATGACCGTTGCAGATGCCCTCGCGCACGAGCGCAACCTGCTTCTGCCTCTTCCAGAGCATCCCTTCGAGACCGATCTCGTGCGCGCCGTCTCGTCGGGCAAGACCCCCTACATCCGATTCGACTGCAACCTCTACTCCATCCCGCACAAGCTCGCGCAACAACCCCTCACCCTGGTCGCCAGCCCCACAACCGTCCGGCTGCTAAACCCCACGGGGGCGGCAGGAGACCGCGGCACGGACCAGATCGCCTGCCACAAACGCTCCTACGACAAAGGGGTGGTCGTGGAGAACCCCGCCCACGTCGAAGAACTCGCAGCAGCCAAACGCAACGCCCGCCTGCTCACCGGACGTGACTGCCTTCGGGCGGCGGTCCCAGAGACCGACGAGCTGTTTACCGCCCTTGCGGAGCGCGGCGAAGCCTTGGGGCACCACACAGTGCGTCTCAAAAAGCTCCTCGACGAATACGGGGCGCAAGAACTTCGTGTGGCGGTGATCGCGGCACTGAACCGCCGCGCCCCGAGCGCGGGGGCCGTGGCCCACATCCTCGAACAACGCCGCCGGGCAAAGGGCCTTCCCCCTCCCGTCCCCGTCGCC is a genomic window of Pseudomonadota bacterium containing:
- the istA gene encoding IS21 family transposase; protein product: MITPELRAEIRRLFYAEHWRVGTIVGALKIHRDTVLNAIESERFNSAVPRIVRPSMLDPFVPFIRDTLVRYPKLRATRIFEMIRQRGFAGQSPVQLRRLVARLRPRPAAEAYLRLRVLPAEQAQVDWGSFDRIRIGRATRPLSCFVMVLSWSRAIHALFTVDQTLESFLRGHVEAFQYFGGVARSILYDNLKSAVLERRGDAIRFHPRLLEFCGHYHFAPRPCAPARGNEKGRVERAIQYLRTSFIAARTYRDLDDLNAQFRRWRDEIAHARSVPNDKSMTVADALAHERNLLLPLPEHPFETDLVRAVSSGKTPYIRFDCNLYSIPHKLAQQPLTLVASPTTVRLLNPTGAAGDRGTDQIACHKRSYDKGVVVENPAHVEELAAAKRNARLLTGRDCLRAAVPETDELFTALAERGEALGHHTVRLKKLLDEYGAQELRVAVIAALNRRAPSAGAVAHILEQRRRAKGLPPPVPVALPDDPRIRDLRLTPSNLENYDELAKPPKK